A region of the Epinephelus fuscoguttatus linkage group LG13, E.fuscoguttatus.final_Chr_v1 genome:
AGCCAATAGACAGATGAAATAAGTTCAGTTACCAGTACTCATACAGGCAGTCATGCATCACAACATCCTTAGTTCTCACCCTTAGCAGATGTCTTTTCATTAACACACTGTAATATGTCTGTACCTCCAGACTTTTGTCtggtctgtctctgtttcctgGGAACTGGGAGTCAAAGCCTAGACCCAACAATGTGTTTTCAATAACGTTTTTTGTTACACTTCCTATTCtaggaaaaagaaacagagacacaTGCAGCTCCTTTGGCTGCCTCAGTTGGTGAGGCCAAAAAGGACAGGAATTGCCAATACATTCTGTCACTGATAATCAAatgaattgacattttttaaacaaacatatGAAGACtcgtttttttttaacttatgtttttgctcttttgttgtttcttaATTCAAATTTGTCTCTTGTGTTTGATATTGTACAAATGAATGGTGaagcactttaaaaaaatgtttagaaAACTGCCAAATACCAcatactttattaaaatatgttaaTAAAGTAGAGTAATGTAAGGGCCAGTGTCATAATGCAATATCCGGCTTAATGTGGAAACAGTTAGGGGTGGGagaaaaaatcgatacagcatagtattgcaatatttgtgtggcaatatcttATTGTCACACAGTTCCAAGTCtcaattttttaaatgaaataaaccattaacattacaaatacaaattaaactttaggtagcctacttgAATAATAACATCAAAtactttttcagtccactacatACATTTTACCGCAAAAAAGCCATGCTGCAGCCTTTCTTATTATatgctgacaaagttttcctttggggacattatttgcagttggaaaaagGTGATAAATCACAACATATCAGAAAAATGTTATCGCAATCCTCAGTATAtcgcaacacatttaaaattgcaataatattgtatcacgACTGaggtatcgtgataatatcaaATGGTGGAGCctttggtgattcccaccctTAGAAATAATACTGGAGGATTAAAGCTGGTAACAAAGCCTATTTCCACAGACTGTTTATGTAATGGGTGGACTCTAGTGTTGTCAATGCTGTGTTGATATAAAGAGGCCCAGACCATGGATATCTTTGACGGCGAACACAGTAAGAGAGGTACAAATAAAATCCTCCATCAATTACGACCATATGAACTCGAACCCCTCTCCCATGGAATAAAACAGCAAAAGAGCGGCCATGTTACATTCAGTTCAATAcactaaaacacaataaaacatacctgacagcaagaggtgaAACCAAATCCATATTAACTCGAACCCCTATACAAATTAAGTGACATGGGAATATGTTagcataaaatgaactttatGTCTCTAACTTTATGTCTCTTACCTCTTCCATGGAGTTCAACAGCAAAAGGGGGAGAGGCAAGGCGGGAGATGCCCCTttagaggtggggtacacccaaaggtgaacgtaggggtacagaaactgagtatcaaacGTTCCATATTGACTATGAAGGCCTAAGCATGTCAGgtacatttgactttgttacacaCATCATCATATGATTGACAATGTTACCGtctaaataataatttaaataatttatttgtttaagacGGGACAGTGTACATCAATGAACATTccttttaaagaaagaaaaagaaaatgtagatGCACCCAATTGCAGCCAAGGGCTGACTTACATTGGTAGTCCCCCTGCCAGATGTTTGCCAGCATAGTTAGTCACACTGTATCATAGTTCTTGAGTAGTTGTCATGTTTTGATGACAAAATCTTAGCTGCATTTGCAGTACTTGCAGAAATATGTGGAAAATCTCCACCTCTAGAATCTGCCCTATACTCCTCATATAGTAACATGAACACATACAGCTGTGTCAGTGATATGGACGGATCTGAATTCAGTGGGAGGGACCCAATAATCCTGTACCTTTTTCTCATGCTGTGCACATCCAAGTCAGCAGAGTATTGCATAATGTAACAGAGAGGGGGTGTTGCATAATGCCAGATCGCACTGTTGGCAGTTGGCATGATGGAACGCCGGTCTATGGTCTTCCGTTGTTGCAATACTCAAAGCCAGAGCAATCACAAACACCAACGTGGTATTGTATAGCAATAAAAGTGTCAATAAAATGCAATAACCTTGCTACAACTGTCTTAATTAACACTGTTGCAAAATGACAGATTGGGAGATTAGCCAATCAACGCGTGCGTGGGCGGAGCTTGTTTGGAAAATTAACCAATCTCTGAACATAGCAGCAAATATCCCTCGTGAAAGAACGGCTGCATTGTAGGCGAGCGTCACCGAATTTAGTGTTGCTTCGTGTAGCAACAGTAGCTTGTTCTCACTACTAAAATTAGTGACCTAGATTTTCACTAGCGATGCGGTTAAATGTTACGGGCGGGTGTGTAGAGGTATCTCCCGTCTTCAtgtcaagaaaagaaaagtcctGGAGCTAACTCGCGGTTTACGGGGGCGTTCAGCCTGCAGCAGAACTTCTGCAAGGACTTTGTTCAGAGTTTAAATTCACGCTAAAATCGCCAAAATGGAGATtcacgaaggagcagcagcgaCAGGCGACAGCGTGCTCGACTTCTCCCGTCTGAATCTGAACACATTCAGTGCTGACAGTGTGAGCGACGAGAGGAAAAGGGACACCAGACAGCTCTACCTGAACTACAACCGACTGAACTCGTTGCCTGCGTCGGTCAGCCTGTTCTGCAACCTCGAGTTTTTGGACATTAGCAACAACGGACTGTCGGCCATCTGTGAGAGCATTACGCGACTGACCAGGCTGAGGACACTCATCGCCAAGAACAACCGCCTGGACGAGTTTTCGCTGCCCAAAGAGTTCGGCTCTCTGCAGCTGGAGGTGTTGAACTTTAGTGGGAACCGATTTGAGGAGATCCCGCTCCAGTGTATGAAACTGCTGCGTCTGCAGTCGCTTTCACTCGGCGGAAACAGACTGAAAAGTATACCTGCAGAGATAGAAAACCTAACCAGGTAAGCAAATATTAGAAACAGGTAACACCAGAAGCTGAAAAGTTAACGGTTAGCTAACTTGACACAGCCGTTAAAAGTCCGAGTGAGTAGCAAGGGCAGGTACCCAGCAAGGGGCCACTGTCAAATAACGTTACTCACACAGTCAATTgtagctaacagttagctaatgttacttTAATCGACGATATTCCACAACTAGACACAAATAAATCACAATAATGGACGTGGTGGAGACAAAGAAGACAACCAGTGTTATTCCTTTTTGTCATATTCCGTATGAGGAAGGAATGTCGAGTTTATATCACTGTCATTAACCGTTAATGTCATTAACGTTATCCACATTAATTCTAGCCCTTGGTTCACTTCAGTTAACCGGTAACGTTACATGACATGAAACGCACGTGCGCTGCTATGGCTACCTGCTGTGTTACCGTATATAATTTGCCTGTATGCACTGATTTACAATGGcagtaaaactgttgacagggaTTTCTAATTGGCAACTACTAAGGAATATCAAATTAGAGTTGAAATGATAGCTCCCTTAGTCGATTAGTTGATTGTTTGATAAGTAATTATTCTGTTGCAGTGGTTTTCAAGCAAAGTCGTATGTGACAAACTGTacagctgaaataaaataagtcTATTAATGATAAAGCAGATCATTTGACTGACcagctattttaatattttattgtttttattgctttagGGACTGTTAGTTATTTAtaagaggggagggggtggtgcaaaaagggggaTGCATGTCAAATAactttttaagcactggggaaggagtcagttttttattttgcagggtgtgtacaggtccttaaaaagtcttaaaatggctaaaattcAATGTTACATTAGTGAGGCCTTAAAAATCATTATAGTCTTAAATTTTGAGGTCTGAACTAttacaaacatttcatttatcCCTCACACTTACCTCCTCACAAGACCAGATACGCTACTTTCCAGCAATGCTTACCtgcttaaataagtaaaacatgatttgtccaaaaatctgtcctaaatttggttaaaaggtgtcttgaatgagtcttaaaaagcattgcatttaactgtctgatactTAGACACCCTGTTTTGGCCTAGTGGAGGGCCATGCAATATAAATAgctgtactttttgtacttattCTACTGATAATTTATTAAATCGTCAAAATATACCGTTTTACGATAGCCAGatattgtaaaaacaaaatttatCATTGGATTTTTAAATTTCCGACAGTCCTTGAACACAGTATGTGGGTCAAAGCCTTccctcagaaaaaaacataaccaaatTTAAGCTTAATGTAGttatatttcatcaaaatcactttattctacttGTCTCCTTTAAAATTttaccaaaaataaactgtttgcactaacgaaaagagtaaaaaaaataaggctTTTTTTAACTCCAGAATTTTGtattcaacttttaactttcaaacatgaaatgttaagtttttaaATCCAACAGCGACAACCAACCAATGCATTTCCTCCAAGTCACTCAAGgaagctcaaggaaaaatacaaagtcacaccccagctgATTGATTGGCATCTTTTACATGTATGACAGTTTACAGACTAAATAATGGTTAATCaaataattgagaaaataagCAACAGATTAATTGATAGTGAAAATAAATAGTTATTGCAGTGTTACATCAACAATGTAGTTGAAGAAATAGCCTTGTAAGCCAGTGTCATAATGACACAGGACAGAATGCCTTTTCGGAGCATACACTCTCTCCAACCACATTGACCTTCAGCCAAATAGTCCCTGAAGTTGGGTACATTGCAGAAGTTTACCCTGACATCTAAAACCTTTGATGCTTTCTTGGTTTGTATTTGACAGAGTCAGCTTTTATCTGTATGCTGTATGTGCTCCATATGGAAAGCTCTGAATCCCTTTAAATCAGTTGTGTCATATAAAGTACTATAAACCTACTTTAATCACACTTCACCTGCTGTTTCGTGCGAGTCAGAGGAGTTGACCCACttatttaacctggcaacaatatttgtaaaactgttgacactATCCCTTACACAGCCACACCCAGGTGGCAACCTGTGTAGTTTTTGAAAGTGTAATTCACATATGGTCGGTTTATCCCTCTCTTTGTAGATGTTACTATTTTTATGGGTATTTTGGTGTTTACCACTCTGTAACCACTTAcacatctgtctgtttgtgtcatgTTCATTTCCAGGCAGTTTATCTTGTAAACAGTGTGATTCATAATGTAAGCAGGGAAATTGGTTCACTCTGTTCCAGTAATTACCCCAAACTGATTAAACAATGATAGGAAAGAAGTAGTGTCATGGaattttttaagacacattaaTTATTGTGATCAAATGTATTCAAAGTGAATAAACAAAAGATACAGCAAATACAGGCAGAGTCACTGCTAGAATTACACGTGGCTACGCTGGAGAGACGAATAGTTTTTTGTATATCTAGAaattctgaaaataaaatacaaagtatgGTGAAAGAATAGGACTGATGACAAAACAGACAAGAgtaatgacacaaaacaacacttaGTGTGTGCAGCAGTCAGTTTAAATCTTTCAGTAGAAGCATTTTTTCTGATAGCGTGGAAGAAATTGACAGAAAAGGAGGCCAGCCACGAGGTCATTTCTTTCTTATCACTTCCAAGTTTAACAGTAGCAAGTCACACAGTGACCCACTGTCAGGCCAAAGAGCAAACATGCATGCAATCACACTAGTATGGCACATCCAGTGATAAAGTGAATAAGAGGCAGAGGATGAAAAAGGCCACTTAATTTAAAATGTAGCCAGCTATTATTCATTTGAAGATATCTTGATTCTCTACACAGCCGGCTTGTTCCAATTTTCTCTTTTACAGTGTGCATgaattagcttagcagctagcaCACTTTCGCGactcatagcttaacaaattatTAGCAAAACTtcaaagtcaaaatgtctgccatgaaGAAGCCCCATCTGCATgtcattttacatattttaagaTGTTGTTTCCCTTTTcgtatttttttctttagacCAGTGTCATAAAGTGTACTTATTTTGAATCACAAAATGCTAAAACACACAGTCTAAGCGTGGGTGAACAGTATATAACTGTAAATCATCTACATGATAGAGGCTAATATGTCTTAATGTGTTTGGAGAAGGAAACCTAAATGCAGTTTCTCTTGGGTGAAATGGCCCAGAAAAAAGGCTTCAATTTCGCTTACTTGCGAAAATTGCCAGCTTTTTATATCGTCCCTGACACACACCATCGCCAGCCATCCTCAATCTCTGGTGGCTgatttgtgtcactgtgtcgGTGCGGGCAGTGAGCAGACCCTGAATGTCTCAGTCCCCGTCACAGAGGGGGCTTGCTCAGTGCTCAGCCACCAAGGACAGTATAATGGTTTCCTGTCTCGCAGTCGCTGTGTCATCAGTTCCAGCAGGCAGATGGCCTGACAGCTTACTTTCGCTGACCAGCCATCCATTTCTCTCTCCTCGTCTCTCTTTTTCACTCCCAATTATGCCCCCGTGTACCCTATACATCCATTAACCTACCAGGGTCCTTTTGTTGTCTTAATACACAACAATTTTGTTGTCTACTAAACTTGGAAGCAGTGATTTTGTGATCATCATGTGTGTAATTAGGTTTGTCTTTGTTAAGAATAGTAAAACAGATGTAAATTTATTCCATATTTTATCTTTGCACATGTGGGTGATGCAtaactgtgtgttactgtgaaaATGTCCTGAGGATCTGAGATAattttggatttgttgttgtctctctgtcttttgtctttgtgaTAATTTGCGTGGCCCCCACAAATAAATTcagccacacagagacacaagcaCCTGCACAGTACTGTAACTCTTCATCATATAATCACGTGTCTTTAGCGCCCCCTTGTGGAATGTGTCAATATTGCGTTTTTTTCTGGCTTAGTCACTATCATCAAAACTGTAGGCTATTTTTGCAAAACTACACACTAACCACAAAATCTTACACCAAACcagcaaaacataaaacaaagcaaacaattCTTGCAAAACTCttcttaaaaaatgtgttttgttccaatacaggacacaaaacacatcatcatagcataaatgaaaaacacttgTGGCTTTTGCTTTTCCTCTCTGCAGGGCATAGCAATTTCCAGTTAAATATTGTCATTCGTGAAgtaaacacatacatacaagtATTCAAATGTGTAAAATATGGATCTTTATTCCAAACATAACACAATACCAGTACAAATAATGAAGAAAAGtacatattttctctttttctatgTTTTAACCcttaaacaacaaaaccaaagtAGTTTAgaagaaaatcaaaacattttcattcaggAACAAAACTAAATCTTGCTTAATCTTGTTTCCTTGTGGGTGTGACCAAAAGACTTAATCCACATCTCTCTATCTAACATTGGGTTTCATTGTTGTTAAAACCAGCTGTTTACCTGTGGCCTATTTATAGTACAAAACTCTGATTTGTTAGAGAACTCAGTGCCtagaaatgttttcacaaatgTCAGTGTGGAAATGCAGTCGGCCAAATAGTGTAGCAATGTAGTGACCAGTGTTTGCAGTTTGCAATAAGTGTGTTATGAAATTACAAACTGAGTGTAAAGCAGAGAGAGTGCATTCTGGTTTTGAACACTTAGTAAATGCATGGGTTGCAAGTGTAAATGGTTTCAGAGATAGTGCTTCAGGAATCACTATAGGTGTTAAAGCATGCAGAATAAAAACCATAACCCGGGGTCATGCGGCTTTGTTGGCCAGGGAAGTTCCCTTTTTATAGTGTCGTAACCTCATGTGTAAATGTGGGTACCGCGTCAGCTTTTATTACAAACTGCAGATGCTGAAGCTGAacctcttttaaaaaaaaaaaaaaaaattgtatttgaAGTAACTTGAAAAATAGATaataattttcttttaattttgggATCCCATAAAATAGAGCACCtagaacaataaaaaaatccccaaatagTGTATAATCACTGTCATATTATCCTGTACTGTGGGATATTATTCAGTTAGATAAACATAGCAAATTCTAAATTgactcttctcctctctttttttgtccCTTAGTTTGGAGCTGTTGTATCTGGGTGGAAATCACATCACAGCCATTCCTCCTGAAGTGGCTAACCTGCCCTACCTCAGCTACCTGGTCCTATGTGACAACCGCATCCAAAGTGTCCCCCCACAGCTCACCAGGTAACAGCACATACACCACCACCATGTAACCTTCAGTAAACAATGTCCAGATTACATGAAAGCCAGGTGTGCATGTGCTGTTTCCCTGCGTGTACCTGATAATTGCACACACCTGCAGTCATGTTTGTAGGTAAAATCATTTCTCTGTCTTACTCCAGGCTCCACTCGCTGCGATCTTTGAGTCTCCACAACAACTTGCTCACTTTCCTACCGAGGGAGATCCTCAGCCTGGTGCACCTGCAAGAGCTCAGTCTCCGTGGCAACCCGCTGGTGGTGCGCTTCGTCAAGGAGATGACCTACGACCCCCCGTCACTGCTAGAGTTGGCAGGACGTACAGTCAAGAGCCGAAATATTCCCTACTCCCCCCACGACCTGCCGTCAAACCTGCTGCGCTACCTAGACCTGGCCAGCAAGTGCCCCAACCCCAAGTGTGCCGGTAAGACTGTTTTTTCACAGTGTTTTAAGTAAATGCACAGACTGAAGttgagttgtttttatttgataaaatgttaggatttttctcctttttttcagCCCTTTTGGCTTGAGATCCCTTAAAATGAGCAGTTGTCCACTATTATAATACTATGCTGATGTGTCCATACATCTGCACAGAATAAAACAAGTCACTTACCTGCCACTTGAACCtggctttgtttttctgtcactctctcactctctccagGCGTCTACTTTGACTCATGTGTGCGCCAGATCAAATTTGTAGACTTCTGCGGAAAGTACCGGCTGCCCCTCATGCACTACCTGTGCTCCCCAGAGTGCACCTCTCCCTGCAGCTCCAACCCCCAGAGTGACGCAGAGTCTGAGGATGAGAGTAGCGTGCCCGCATACCGCCTGCAGAGGGTGCTTCTGGGATAGTACAACACGGAGGAGCCTGTGACCCTCTGGAGAAGCCTCGTCagtgtgtcactgtttttagCATTTATACAGAGATGAACTTGGCTTTCAGACTtgaccacacacaaacacacatacatctctcacacacacagtgatagtGTTTAACAGTCAGCCTCCTACTGGTGTCCTGAAAAGACTTCTACTCCATTTAATGGAACTTTTCAGACAGGAATCTGTTCCCTTTCTAACATTGCATAATATGAGTCAACAAAACTACATAGTTCCCATGCAGCCATGCAAATCCACAGTATGTCAGTCGTGACTCCATCAAAGTGCTGGTCTCATGGTCGAGCATGGGAGGGCAGTAAAACTCAGTGAAGGCTGAAGGAGCGGCAGGGTTCTTTGCCCTTTCAGGGCAGCATAACTTTCATATGACACTTGGTGCTTTTTTTTGTAGCAACAGCACATTATTCTGCATTTTCTGAAAGTTTTGACATGACTTGTTTGACATATTTTGTTGTCAAGCTACTGCTCACACACGGCCAgcttttgtttaaatttctcATGCCAAGTGAGCATCAAAGCTGCTATGCCAATAAGGAAAACAGTCTAGGACTTTATAAAACGTCCGCAGAAACTACAGTACACTAAACTGATTGAGTATGATGAGTGAGATGGCCTTATATGCACTGTGTGTGGTCCTGTTGGGTAAAGTTTTGTGCAAGTACACTGTCCCACACAGTAGTAAAAGATCAAGGCTTATCTGTTTTTGTAAGAGAGGTccagctgcagagctccaggcTCGGGCCCACTTCCTCCATCGGATCTTTTCCAGCCCTAGGCG
Encoded here:
- the lrrc58b gene encoding leucine-rich repeat-containing protein 58; the protein is MEIHEGAAATGDSVLDFSRLNLNTFSADSVSDERKRDTRQLYLNYNRLNSLPASVSLFCNLEFLDISNNGLSAICESITRLTRLRTLIAKNNRLDEFSLPKEFGSLQLEVLNFSGNRFEEIPLQCMKLLRLQSLSLGGNRLKSIPAEIENLTSLELLYLGGNHITAIPPEVANLPYLSYLVLCDNRIQSVPPQLTRLHSLRSLSLHNNLLTFLPREILSLVHLQELSLRGNPLVVRFVKEMTYDPPSLLELAGRTVKSRNIPYSPHDLPSNLLRYLDLASKCPNPKCAGVYFDSCVRQIKFVDFCGKYRLPLMHYLCSPECTSPCSSNPQSDAESEDESSVPAYRLQRVLLG